The genome window CGCGCGCGCGTTCCGCCGCTCGCACCACCAGGCTGTAGTCGGGCGGGCAGGCCAGGCCCGCGGGTGCGGCGGGGAGCAGGCAGGGAGGCGGGCGCTGTGCGTGGTTGGGAGCAGTGGGTGCAGGGCGACGTGCGCGCACCGCGTCCTGCGCGCTACCCAGACCCAGGTGTGCCATCTCGCAGAGGTTGAGCAGCAGGCAGAGGCAGCTGACCACGTACATGATTAGCAGGAAGACCGTCTTCTCCGTGGGCCGTGACACGAAGCAGTCGACAACGTGGGGACAGGGCTGCCGGCTGCATGGGAAGTAGGGCGGCACCTCGAAGCCATACAGAAGGTACTGGCCCACGAGAAAGGCCACTTCGAAGGCAGCCCGCGCCACCAACTGGGCCACGTACACGCGCATCAGGCCCTCGCGCTGGATTCGCCGCCGCCCGTCGTGTGGTTCATTGGGGCCTGGCGTCCCCGCAGCCTTGGCGTCCCCACCAGCGCCCTTGACTGCGCTCACATCCTCCATCTCGTCTTCCTCGCCCAGGCGCTCAGCTGCCCCCTGCTCTTCATCGTCCTCGCCCAGGCCCAGCATGTGGTCCTCCTCGCCCAGGTCGATGGGCTCGGGCCAGCTGGGGTGGGACGGCGGGGACAGTGGTAGGGGCGCGGGAGGCGCGCGGGGCCCGGGGCTGCGGCGCGAGACACGGCGGCGCTCGTACTGCGCGGCGCGGGCTAGGCGGTGCACAGCATACCCAAGGTACATGACGGAAGGTGTGGAGATGACCACGATCTGGAAGACCCAGAAGCGCACGTGGGATAAAGGCGCGAAGGCGTCGTAGCAGACGTTGTCGCAGCCCGGCTGTCTGGTGTTACACGTGAACTTTGCTTGCTCGTCCGAGTAGATGGACTCGCCTCCCACAGCAGTGAGCACGATGCGGAAGACCACCAGCACTGTGAGCCACACCTTGCCCACGAACGTGGAGTGGTGGTGGATCTCCTCCAGCAGCCGGGTCAAGAAGCTCCAGCTCATGTTGGTCATAGGGGCGGGGGGCGGGACCTGTGGGCCACAGGAGAGCTCAACCCTGGGTGGGGGATGTGAAGGAGCAGAAGGGGGGAGAATAAAGATCAACAAAGGGCCAGTAGGAACGCTGGGACAGGGGTATGGGGGCAGGGATCCTGGCACCTGAAGCCAGGGCTCCAGAGGGGCCCTCAGTCACCTTCCACTGAAGGAGCAGCCCCTAGACCCTGACTCTGTCTGTGGGGTGCATACACGGAGAGGTTGGACTTGGGTGGGCCAAGGACTGACCCCAGGCGGACAGAAGACAGGCTGCCTTGCTCCAGTTGACCACTTATCCCCGCCACCTCAGACTCGATCCCAGATCCCTGTGGCCTGGAGTGCCTGGTGCCAGCCACTCATGCTCTCCCCTAACCCCACAGGTAAACCTGACCCTGTGCAAGCCCTGCCCATCCTTTAACTCTGGGGACACCAGCTTAGGCCCTGAGAGCCACAGGGAGTCAACTGGATGAGACAACTTAGTGGAGTCAACAGGCAATCAGAGGCCAGCACCACTCAAAGTCTGGGGACTGCATGGTCTCAGGCCACATGGAGTCCTGCTTGGAGCATGGGGTGAGGGGCTCCAGTTTGTCCAGCCCTCTAGTGCCTCACCCAGTCCAATTCCCCCATTGCACACACACCCTGCAGCTTCATGGGCTCCTAGGCCCCCCGGCAGTGCGGCCCTCCCCACTCCATACCCTGCACAGGGGCTCTGGTCCCTCTGCCTCTGCAGAGGACCCACAGGCTCCTTtatgccctccctctgctccagcTGCACCAGAAGCTGCCATCTGACTCTCCAGGCTGCTCCTCCCTCTCATGGGCACCCTCATGTCCTCTGCAAGCACAGCGGGAAGTCTTAGCCAGGTAGTGAGGTCAGACATCTTTCATGGGTGGAATCATGTCCATCCAGGCAAAAGTGACCATAAGGCACCTGTGACAGAGTCAGCCATGGGCCACACACACTACATCCCAGACCAGTGCCTTTTCCAGACCCTTGTGTGGGCCTGTGCCCAAGAGAAGGGGCTCTTTGAGCAAGGCCATACAACGCCACCCCCTGTGCctccagggaggcagggaggggctgcaccTCCAACACCCACCTTCCATACTCCACAGCTAAGGCTAGTACCTGCTCCTGGATAGTTTGAGGAAGGAGACCCCGGAGTGCCTGAAGCTTCTGGCCCCTTCCCTCCTGGAACAGGCCTGGGAGACAGTGTGGGCAAgtgtgggatggagaagcagaaaggagCCCTCTTTATGCAGCTGGGCCTCTCTcctgggggggaggaggagagaggaaagaggggtagCCAGGGTTCCTGGGGAAGTGACCCCACTTCCTCACATTTGTGTGCATGGTCCATCTCAGAGCTACACGTATGCAGTGTAAACACAGATGCACACTCACGCATTCACTCAGACACATGCATGCGAGGTGTACACCCAAACTCAGACATGCTTGTACACTCacatatgtgtacacatataaacaaatacaCTCGTGCAATTACCTGACACACACTCAgatacatgcatacacatgtaCGATGAACTCACAGATATGCATACTCAAGtatgcacactttttttttttttttttttaagtatgcacactcttataaacacagGCACACGTTGTCACCCCACACACAGACGtgtacacagacatgcacactcaGATGTGCACATACacagacactcagactaatgcaGACCTGGCCCTCCAGGGCCACCTTCTCCTTGACTCTGCCTCAGGGACACTGATGAAGGATCCCTCAGGCCTGAGGCTGGCTGTTCTTCCTCGGTGCCAGCCCTCACTCTCCTCCAGGACCTGTTCCAACCGTGACCTGACACATCATAGGAGGTTGAGGCCTATGCTACCCCTGCGGGAACCCAGAAAGGGGATGGCAGAGCAGCCCCAActttttccctttcccctcaGAGATGGGGGCAGTCTCAGGGTGCAGTCAGACCTGACCTGTGCTTTGGGGTTCAGTGTAAATAACTGGTTCTCTGGGGGACAACTTTGTACCATGTTTGGCAATTTCCATGGTAGAAATACTTTCCCCATGCCCTTGACAAACCCAGGAGATGTGGCAAGGGGCTCGAGACCAGCTCTTGCTGGACACAGGTCAGACTCTTCCCTGGAGGGCTAACTAGGTGCAGTCAGGACCAGAAAGAACAGATGTGTGAGGAAGAAGAGGGCAGATGAGAGTGGCCCTGTGGCGGTCAGCTAAAGGGCCATCCTGGGCAGCAGGAGGGGCAAAGAGTaaaccttctctctctgttcttccaGCACCATGCAGGAGCTCAGACAGTCTCTGGGCAGGGGGTAAAGGCTGTGGCTTTTCAGACCGGGTGCAAGGCCATGTGCTTGTACATGTGTGTACAGGGTCTGTGTCACACATGCAGTCAAGGTGCAGTCATTCCACAGTTGAGGGGTTGACCCCGCTTGGGTCTGATCTGGACAACCACGTGCCCTGGTCTCAGTGACATGCATGGGGGTCCTCGAATTCACACATGGTTCAGCGACTTAAGAAATGtgcctgctggccctggccggttggctcagcggtagagcgtcggcctggtgtgcgggggacccgggttcgattcccggccagggcacataggagaggcgcccatttgcttctccaccctcccccctccttcctctctgtctctctcttcccctcccgcagccaaggctccattggagcaaggatggcccgggcactggggatggctccttggcctctgccccaggtgctggagtggctctggttgcaacatggcaacgcccaggatgggcagattatcgccccctggtgggcagagcgtcgcccctggtgggcgtgccgggtggatcccggtccggcgcttgcgggagtctgtctgtctctccccgtttccagcttcggaaaaatgaaaaaacaaacaaacaaacaaaaaaccagattgGGTTATAGGTTATTACCAAggtataaaataaacaagtccTACTGATACAAGTAattgaataaataactaaatggGGAGAAGAAAATTCTAAATAGTTTTTGCAGCCACTATGCCCTCCAGGAGGGGAGTCGTCCACCTCCCTATTCCTCAGGGGTGGCCACCCAGAGCTCCCCTACCAGAGCAtgcagcaggaggggagagaggaaccTGGAAGTATTCCTTCAGGTGGGCACCAGCAGTGAAAAACCAGATTAGAGCATGGGCTGTGCTATAATGTGAGAAGGAGAGCACTGCTCCTGTTACCTTCCTCGCAAAACCTCAGCCCAGATGACAGTGAGACAACAGGAGACAACAAGGTCCAGGAGGGGATCCTACGCCAGACCTGATCATCGACACAACCAACGACATCAGGCAAGGGGCTCTGAGAGGCCGAGGGGATCCAAGATATGCATGCTACATGGGACCCCAGGGTGAAGTGAGGACCACATGCCTCATAGGGGAATTGGGGCAGCAAAGGTCTTGGGAAAACTAAAGAATCCAAGGGAAGTGTGGGCTGTGGTTTGGACAGCATATCATTATTGGTGCATTGATTGTGACGACTGTGACATGGAGAATGGGTGTGGGAGCTCACATGAGAACTCTTCCTGGTCTCTATAATTTCTCTGTAAAGCATATGctgtaaaataaaaaccttaattgAAATAatccctgcctggccctggctggttggctcagtggtagagcattggcccagcgtgtggaagtcctaggttcgattcctgatcagggcacataggagaaatgaccatctgcttctccacccctcacccttctctatctctctctctctctccctcctgcagccatgacttgaattgTTCAAGCAGgttggctccgggcactgaggatgacttcatggcctccacctcaggcattaaaatagctcagttactgagcaatggaccagcaggccacagatgggcagagc of Saccopteryx bilineata isolate mSacBil1 chromosome 1, mSacBil1_pri_phased_curated, whole genome shotgun sequence contains these proteins:
- the GJC2 gene encoding gap junction gamma-2 protein, yielding MTNMSWSFLTRLLEEIHHHSTFVGKVWLTVLVVFRIVLTAVGGESIYSDEQAKFTCNTRQPGCDNVCYDAFAPLSHVRFWVFQIVVISTPSVMYLGYAVHRLARAAQYERRRVSRRSPGPRAPPAPLPLSPPSHPSWPEPIDLGEEDHMLGLGEDDEEQGAAERLGEEDEMEDVSAVKGAGGDAKAAGTPGPNEPHDGRRRIQREGLMRVYVAQLVARAAFEVAFLVGQYLLYGFEVPPYFPCSRQPCPHVVDCFVSRPTEKTVFLLIMYVVSCLCLLLNLCEMAHLGLGSAQDAVRARRPAPTAPNHAQRPPPCLLPAAPAGLACPPDYSLVVRAAERARAHDQEDLASLALRALRDGQALGDQDRPPCPSLLAATRGPQRAGASASGSGSATSKGTGGGQGQSGAKPRAGSEKGSASSREGKTTVWI